From Alkalinema sp. FACHB-956, one genomic window encodes:
- a CDS encoding lipase family protein produces MAIDYSKAVKYATWSQEVYQNFNGIQLSGTATHPFLINQSDTDTQCALLLEQSSLTIVFRGSESDIDWETNFETKQERIEFDQVVIREQIAGERKQIYPYESGGDSGALMHCGFAEAYLSVRDQIHDYLKTHDVDAVTTTGHSLGGALATLCAVDLQYNFKYLTIETYTFGAPKVGNDKFCESFKRRVPNSYRIVHGMDIVPEVPRWWQNYRSVDQEVRIGQRWSWKFISQRFKDHAIGAYIEILQTLAR; encoded by the coding sequence ATGGCGATCGATTATTCTAAAGCTGTAAAATACGCGACTTGGAGCCAAGAAGTTTATCAAAACTTTAACGGTATTCAGTTGAGCGGCACCGCAACGCATCCCTTTCTGATTAACCAATCGGATACCGATACCCAGTGCGCTCTACTGCTCGAGCAATCCAGTTTAACGATCGTGTTCCGGGGCAGTGAGTCGGATATAGATTGGGAAACCAACTTTGAGACCAAGCAAGAACGCATTGAGTTTGATCAAGTCGTGATTCGGGAACAAATTGCTGGGGAACGCAAACAAATCTATCCCTACGAAAGTGGAGGGGACTCTGGGGCATTGATGCACTGTGGATTTGCAGAAGCTTACCTGTCTGTGCGCGATCAAATCCATGACTATCTCAAAACCCACGATGTAGACGCTGTCACAACAACAGGCCATAGCCTAGGTGGCGCATTGGCAACCCTCTGTGCAGTAGATTTGCAATACAATTTCAAGTATTTGACGATCGAAACCTATACCTTTGGGGCTCCGAAGGTCGGGAATGATAAGTTTTGCGAATCCTTTAAGCGCCGCGTGCCCAACAGCTATCGGATCGTACATGGCATGGATATTGTGCCAGAAGTGCCCCGTTGGTGGCAGAACTATCGATCGGTCGATCAAGAAGTGAGAATTGGTCAACGATGGAGTTGGAAATTTATCAGCCAACGCTTTAAGGATCACGCGATCGGAGCCTACATTGAAATTCTCCAAACGCTAGCCCGGTAA
- a CDS encoding hydrogenase maturation protease, with translation MLEQFLDTVLLIGVGNEFRQDDGVGLAIVRSLRSRLPVQIAAMTTMIEASGEGAALLEAWQGFDRVYLFDAVASGATVGTIHRIAAHQETVPTAFFHYSTHAFSVAEAVELARSLQQLPPELILWGVEGKHFAMGLGLSPDVEQAVETIVQAMLIELEQFSLEPCHPEPSQQASNHA, from the coding sequence ATGTTAGAGCAATTTCTGGATACAGTTCTTTTAATCGGTGTGGGGAATGAGTTTCGGCAAGATGATGGGGTGGGATTGGCCATTGTACGATCGCTGCGATCACGGTTGCCGGTTCAGATTGCAGCGATGACCACGATGATCGAAGCCTCTGGGGAAGGGGCTGCACTGCTGGAGGCTTGGCAGGGGTTCGATCGGGTCTATCTGTTTGATGCGGTGGCTTCGGGGGCAACCGTAGGCACCATCCATCGCATTGCAGCCCATCAAGAAACCGTCCCCACGGCCTTTTTCCATTACTCCACCCATGCCTTTAGTGTGGCGGAGGCGGTGGAACTGGCCCGATCGCTCCAGCAACTCCCGCCGGAACTGATTCTCTGGGGAGTTGAAGGAAAACACTTTGCGATGGGCCTGGGCTTATCTCCGGACGTGGAACAAGCGGTTGAAACGATCGTCCAAGCCATGCTCATCGAATTAGAACAGTTCTCTTTAGAACCTTGCCATCCCGAGCCATCCCAGCAGGCATCCAATCATGCATGA
- a CDS encoding DUF305 domain-containing protein, whose product MEARKLPWVPVLSALGAAVLTAVGITYGVGMWQLDSTLLHRSEVKLSTEESTRPDKQFIEMILPYEEQLYRIASQAKNNATQSDVQTLATQILDQSPQLSPHKKGSLEEVIKNIKAKYREWYKIEYKAERLGLIDQLPESKSNFTDDRAYLLQMRHNLQVSVKLAYLARDNARNLEIRHWAKGVIDEQAPKISEIQELLSNMSPASSTTPTVIHKATPVTSAPKPTPQPSPSSS is encoded by the coding sequence ATGGAAGCTAGAAAGCTACCGTGGGTACCAGTTCTGAGTGCCTTAGGAGCAGCCGTTTTAACTGCAGTAGGAATTACCTATGGGGTCGGAATGTGGCAACTGGATTCAACTCTGTTGCATCGGTCAGAAGTCAAACTTTCTACTGAGGAAAGTACTAGACCTGACAAGCAATTTATCGAGATGATTTTGCCCTATGAAGAACAGTTATATCGGATTGCATCTCAAGCAAAAAATAATGCGACACAATCTGATGTTCAAACTTTAGCAACTCAAATTCTGGATCAAAGTCCTCAATTGTCACCTCACAAAAAAGGTAGTTTAGAGGAGGTCATCAAAAACATCAAAGCGAAATATCGTGAATGGTATAAAATCGAATATAAAGCTGAACGTCTTGGCCTAATCGATCAATTGCCTGAGAGTAAGTCTAATTTTACGGACGATCGAGCTTACCTCTTACAAATGCGTCATAATTTGCAAGTTTCAGTTAAATTAGCTTATCTTGCTCGGGATAATGCACGTAATCTAGAGATTAGACATTGGGCCAAGGGTGTGATTGATGAGCAGGCACCCAAGATTTCTGAAATCCAGGAACTGCTCAGCAACATGTCACCTGCAAGTTCTACAACCCCTACTGTGATCCATAAAGCAACTCCTGTTACATCTGCACCAAAACCGACTCCACAACCTTCACCTTCTTCAAGCTAG
- a CDS encoding hydrogenase maturation nickel metallochaperone HypA: MHEASLLKNLLETIQTIVMEQQGIRATRITVQIGALSHLTPEHFRSHFQQAAQGTVAENAQLEITVLDNIQDPLAQEILLESVEVEMATELQER; this comes from the coding sequence ATGCATGAAGCCAGTTTGCTCAAAAATTTGCTTGAAACCATTCAGACCATTGTTATGGAACAACAGGGCATTCGGGCCACCCGCATCACAGTTCAGATCGGTGCACTTTCCCATTTGACTCCGGAACATTTCCGATCGCACTTTCAACAAGCGGCCCAGGGCACAGTTGCAGAAAATGCACAGCTAGAAATTACTGTCCTCGATAACATTCAGGATCCCCTGGCCCAGGAGATCCTCTTAGAAAGTGTAGAAGTGGAGATGGCAACCGAACTCCAGGAGCGTTAG